A stretch of the Synechocystis sp. PCC 7338 genome encodes the following:
- a CDS encoding SinI family restriction endonuclease: MPVNFDSIISTSSSEKDFLKIFEDVFSQQNQPFLESHRTILTACYRNPGLSPSSKRVKGRDSEVLVKVWLKKYNESFGNRISQRVSNPPGTVADPIIDTIINTQLTGLTTEHLEQIKYAHRLSMSAENILGLLLEEFLAEQLADYGWHCCWGETVRHVDFCNVDGSLLQVKNRSNTENAPSSSVRINQPIEKWHRVDAKTGSYRWFYFNDKYDTDCFSEENFIAFVQKVLIANPDALAIEVNNPWKNLSDSSN, translated from the coding sequence ATGCCTGTTAACTTCGATAGCATTATCAGCACTTCAAGTTCTGAAAAAGACTTTTTGAAAATTTTTGAAGATGTGTTCTCTCAACAAAATCAACCATTCCTTGAATCACACCGAACGATTCTCACAGCCTGCTATAGAAATCCAGGGCTTTCTCCAAGTTCCAAAAGGGTAAAAGGTCGTGATTCAGAAGTTCTAGTAAAGGTTTGGCTAAAAAAATATAATGAAAGTTTTGGCAATAGAATATCTCAACGTGTTTCTAATCCCCCAGGAACAGTTGCCGATCCAATCATCGATACAATTATCAATACTCAATTAACAGGACTAACAACAGAGCATCTTGAGCAAATCAAATATGCCCATAGGCTTTCAATGTCTGCTGAAAACATTCTTGGATTACTTCTTGAAGAATTTTTAGCTGAGCAACTTGCTGATTATGGTTGGCATTGTTGTTGGGGAGAAACCGTTCGGCACGTAGATTTCTGCAATGTTGATGGTTCTCTCTTGCAGGTTAAAAACCGCAGCAATACGGAAAATGCCCCATCCTCAAGCGTCAGAATTAATCAGCCCATTGAAAAATGGCATCGAGTTGATGCTAAAACAGGTTCCTATCGATGGTTTTATTTCAACGATAAGTACGATACAGATTGCTTTTCGGAGGAAAACTTCATTGCCTTTGTTCAAAAAGTTCTAATTGCCAATCCAGATGCCTTAGCCATTGAAGTGAATAATCCTTGGAAGAATTTATCGGATTCATCCAACTAA